A stretch of the Halorussus vallis genome encodes the following:
- a CDS encoding amino acid ABC transporter substrate-binding protein encodes MRTDTSRRQYLRATGAAGVTVLTGIGGAAAQNQTITLGGSMSLSGDNADLGQLYRDSYRLTIRRINEAGGVKAGDGNTYRLEMILRDDESDASTSRAIYQELIDRQGVNYLLGPYSSTVTLPASAVAAQNQKPMVEGGGASPEIFSQGNEWIFGLLPTADKYPLSSIDMAMAQDQPPKAAALLAESDTFSQSSAKGARQKLKQAGVNVAVDQTFPSETSDLSTILGQVRSSPADILILAAHQKHAVILAKQMEAQNVDVDMAMATVGSLTASFKQQTGENGDYMYGPSSWAINADFQDSVFGSTSGFVDAIQSEYGYQPDYHNAAGAAVIETFQRAFQQVQNLTPTNVRNAIRDIQFPSAYGDISFGQNGVISKNMLVYQWQPPQAGGATQTGDGNATAAGNGTATQTGNGTATRGGGAGGSSRKTIVWPEQVQQRPPIYPMPDWSRR; translated from the coding sequence ATGCGAACCGACACGTCACGACGACAGTACCTCAGGGCGACCGGCGCCGCGGGCGTCACGGTGCTGACGGGAATCGGGGGAGCGGCGGCACAGAACCAGACTATCACGCTCGGCGGGTCGATGAGTCTCTCGGGGGACAACGCCGACCTCGGGCAACTCTACCGGGATTCGTACCGGCTGACCATCCGGCGAATCAACGAGGCGGGCGGGGTCAAGGCGGGCGACGGCAACACCTACCGGTTGGAGATGATTCTCCGGGACGACGAGAGCGACGCCTCGACCAGCAGGGCCATCTACCAGGAACTCATCGACCGCCAGGGGGTGAACTACCTGCTCGGGCCGTACTCCAGCACCGTCACGCTCCCGGCGTCGGCGGTCGCTGCCCAGAACCAGAAACCGATGGTCGAGGGCGGCGGGGCGAGCCCTGAAATTTTCAGTCAGGGCAACGAGTGGATATTCGGCCTGCTGCCGACCGCAGACAAGTATCCGCTGTCGAGCATCGATATGGCGATGGCCCAGGACCAACCGCCGAAAGCGGCGGCCCTGCTCGCGGAGAGCGACACCTTCAGCCAGAGCTCCGCGAAGGGGGCGCGCCAGAAGCTGAAGCAGGCCGGCGTGAACGTCGCGGTCGACCAGACGTTCCCCAGCGAAACCTCCGACCTCTCGACGATTCTCGGGCAGGTCCGGAGCAGCCCCGCGGATATCCTCATCCTCGCAGCCCACCAGAAGCACGCGGTCATCCTGGCCAAGCAGATGGAGGCCCAGAATGTCGACGTCGACATGGCGATGGCGACCGTCGGGAGCCTCACCGCCTCGTTCAAGCAGCAGACCGGCGAGAACGGCGACTACATGTACGGGCCGAGTTCGTGGGCCATCAACGCGGACTTCCAGGACAGCGTCTTCGGGTCTACGAGCGGGTTCGTCGACGCGATACAGAGCGAGTACGGCTACCAACCCGATTACCACAACGCGGCCGGCGCGGCCGTCATCGAGACGTTCCAGCGGGCGTTCCAACAGGTCCAGAACCTGACCCCGACGAACGTCAGGAACGCCATTCGGGACATCCAATTCCCGAGCGCGTACGGCGACATCTCGTTCGGCCAGAACGGCGTCATCAGCAAGAACATGCTCGTCTACCAGTGGCAGCCACCCCAGGCCGGCGGCGCGACCCAGACGGGCGACGGTAACGCGACCGCCGCCGGGAACGGGACTGCGACCCAGACCGGAAACGGCACCGCGACGCGGGGCGGCGGCGCCGGCGGGTCGTCTCGGAAGACCATCGTCTGGCCCGAGCAGGTCCAGCAGCGCCCGCCGATCTACCCGATGCCGGACTGGTCGAGGCGGTAG
- a CDS encoding branched-chain amino acid ABC transporter permease, which translates to MAVTQFVVNGLLVGALFAAVAVGFALIWGVVGIINLAHGELVMLGGYVTYWLVAFAGGVRSPWLVLSTVPVAVAVLYVVGYLLQRLLVTRISEADLFLTLLVTFGVSIVLQQLAIQAWSATPRTVGVAFAEPSLIVASVVVPKLKLIAFAGAIALTLALWAYLRRTRRGRAIRAVAQNPEAARLVGIDVAHTRAVTFGLSAAIAGGTGSFVAMILNIQPQMGLVYTLKSFVIVVFGGLGSIPGALVGGLLLGSVEELTAGLVGSQWTLAVSFSLLIVLLLVRPSGLFGRPIEEGE; encoded by the coding sequence ATGGCCGTCACACAGTTCGTCGTCAACGGCCTGCTGGTCGGAGCGCTGTTCGCCGCCGTCGCGGTCGGATTCGCGCTCATCTGGGGCGTCGTCGGCATCATCAACCTCGCCCACGGGGAACTGGTGATGCTCGGGGGGTACGTCACGTACTGGCTGGTGGCGTTCGCCGGAGGCGTCCGGTCGCCGTGGCTTGTGCTGTCGACGGTTCCCGTCGCCGTCGCGGTGCTGTACGTGGTGGGATACTTGCTCCAGCGACTGCTCGTCACCCGAATCAGCGAGGCCGACCTCTTTCTGACTCTGCTGGTGACGTTCGGCGTCAGCATCGTCCTCCAGCAACTCGCGATTCAGGCCTGGAGCGCCACGCCGCGGACGGTCGGAGTCGCGTTCGCGGAACCGTCGCTAATCGTGGCCAGCGTCGTCGTCCCGAAACTGAAACTCATCGCGTTCGCGGGCGCCATCGCGCTGACGCTCGCGTTGTGGGCCTACCTCCGGCGAACCCGCCGCGGACGGGCGATTCGAGCGGTCGCCCAGAACCCCGAAGCCGCCCGGTTGGTCGGCATCGACGTGGCCCACACCCGCGCGGTGACGTTCGGCCTGTCGGCGGCCATCGCGGGCGGAACCGGGAGTTTCGTCGCGATGATTCTGAACATCCAGCCCCAGATGGGGCTGGTGTACACGCTCAAGAGCTTCGTCATCGTCGTCTTCGGCGGCCTCGGGAGCATCCCCGGGGCGCTCGTCGGCGGCCTGCTGTTGGGGTCGGTCGAAGAGCTGACGGCGGGGTTGGTCGGGAGCCAGTGGACGCTGGCGGTCAGCTTCTCGCTGCTCATCGTGCTGTTGCTCGTCAGGCCGAGCGGACTGTTCGGCCGCCCGATAGAGGAGGGCGAGTAG
- a CDS encoding branched-chain amino acid ABC transporter permease, producing MAERNATAEDAGGLSRLLAASSRHAWVLLGALVVVAAALPALGLSGFYMTVVAEMFVFAVLALSWDFVGGQTGYPSFGNMAFFGFGAYTTAILLKDVGVAFPAAVLVAGPVAMAFALVIGLAVLRLRGGYFAIATLGVLLVSVQLSRNFEFTGGASGKILFDVPPELTFYYVFLAILAVETAAVLYLTRTQFGYVLNAIRDDEPRAVAMGVDTTYYKTAAWMLSALFTGWVGGAWGTFNTFIDPQTAYNLGWNVELITMALIGGAGTVAGPILGAFVLTLVIFAVNTVFPGWQLVALGLVIVATVLLLPDGIVGTVQERAAAMEYYQVSGGAAPDDTERDRAGDGGDGGGSRDREGGDPERDSEVTDP from the coding sequence ATGGCCGAGCGAAACGCCACCGCCGAGGACGCCGGCGGACTCTCGCGGCTGCTGGCCGCGTCGAGTCGCCACGCGTGGGTCCTCCTCGGCGCACTGGTGGTGGTCGCAGCGGCCCTGCCGGCGCTCGGACTCTCGGGCTTCTACATGACGGTCGTGGCCGAGATGTTCGTCTTCGCCGTGCTGGCGCTGTCGTGGGACTTCGTCGGCGGCCAGACGGGCTACCCGAGCTTCGGCAACATGGCGTTCTTCGGGTTCGGCGCGTACACGACCGCCATCCTGCTGAAGGACGTCGGTGTCGCCTTCCCGGCGGCGGTGCTGGTCGCCGGCCCGGTCGCGATGGCGTTCGCGCTCGTCATCGGCCTCGCGGTCCTCCGCCTGCGCGGGGGTTACTTCGCCATCGCCACGCTCGGCGTGTTGCTGGTCTCGGTCCAGCTCAGCCGCAACTTCGAGTTCACGGGCGGGGCCAGCGGAAAGATACTGTTCGACGTGCCGCCGGAACTGACCTTCTACTACGTCTTCCTCGCTATTCTGGCGGTCGAGACCGCGGCGGTCCTCTACCTGACCCGGACCCAGTTCGGCTACGTGCTGAACGCCATCCGGGACGACGAACCCCGGGCGGTCGCGATGGGCGTCGATACCACCTACTACAAGACGGCGGCGTGGATGCTCTCGGCGCTGTTCACCGGTTGGGTCGGCGGCGCGTGGGGGACGTTCAACACCTTCATCGACCCCCAGACCGCCTACAACCTCGGCTGGAACGTCGAACTCATCACGATGGCGCTCATCGGCGGGGCGGGCACCGTCGCCGGTCCCATCCTCGGCGCGTTCGTGCTCACGCTCGTCATCTTCGCGGTCAACACCGTCTTTCCGGGATGGCAGTTGGTCGCGCTTGGCCTCGTCATCGTCGCCACCGTCCTGTTGCTACCCGACGGCATCGTGGGCACCGTTCAGGAACGCGCGGCGGCGATGGAGTACTATCAGGTGAGCGGTGGTGCCGCCCCGGACGACACCGAGCGCGACCGGGCCGGAGACGGGGGAGACGGAGGCGGGAGCCGAGACCGAGAGGGTGGGGACCCCGAGCGCGATTCGGAGGTGACCGACCCGTGA
- a CDS encoding ABC transporter ATP-binding protein has product MSGDADAPESASRADAPTGASARDADDPVLRVEGVTKRFGGLTAVDDVDAEIHDGEIVGLIGPNGSGKTTLFDCITGRLDPEEGSISLRGREITGRPEHRIAAAGLGRMFQHTRVYGGMSVLRNLLVAASEDRRPTRLFRPPSDAARERAEELLGQVNLWELRRMRAGRMSFGQQKLLEFAMVLMTDPDVLLMDEPAGGINPSMIRRMLDYIREANEGGLTIFLIEHNMDVVMDVSERVYVLAHGEKIAEGTPAEIQSDDRVLDAYLGRE; this is encoded by the coding sequence GTGAGCGGCGACGCCGACGCCCCCGAATCCGCTTCGCGCGCCGACGCGCCGACCGGCGCGTCGGCGCGCGATGCGGACGACCCCGTCCTGCGCGTCGAGGGCGTGACCAAGCGGTTCGGCGGCCTGACCGCGGTCGACGACGTCGACGCCGAGATCCACGACGGGGAGATCGTCGGGCTCATCGGCCCGAACGGATCGGGGAAGACGACGCTGTTCGACTGCATCACCGGCCGACTCGACCCGGAGGAGGGGTCGATTTCGCTCCGCGGTCGGGAGATAACCGGTCGGCCCGAACACCGCATCGCGGCGGCCGGCCTCGGCCGGATGTTCCAGCACACCCGGGTGTACGGCGGGATGTCGGTCCTCCGGAACCTCCTCGTGGCGGCGAGCGAGGACCGGCGGCCAACGCGGCTGTTCCGGCCGCCGAGCGACGCGGCCCGCGAGCGCGCCGAGGAGCTTCTCGGGCAGGTGAACCTCTGGGAACTCCGCCGGATGCGGGCCGGGCGGATGAGCTTCGGCCAGCAGAAGCTCCTGGAGTTCGCGATGGTGCTGATGACCGACCCGGACGTCCTGTTGATGGACGAACCCGCGGGCGGCATCAACCCCTCGATGATACGCCGGATGCTCGACTACATCCGCGAGGCCAACGAGGGCGGGTTGACGATCTTCCTCATCGAACACAACATGGACGTGGTGATGGACGTCTCCGAGCGCGTGTACGTCCTCGCCCACGGCGAGAAGATAGCCGAGGGGACGCCGGCCGAGATTCAATCGGACGACCGCGTCCTCGACGCCTACCTGGGGAGGGAGTGA
- a CDS encoding ABC transporter ATP-binding protein: MSADRDSDADADVGSDAAVDSDRTDGDALLSLVGVTAGYGNTTVVHDVDLAVPKGQIACLVGPNGSGKSTVMKAIYGFADVFAGTVSFDGEDVTGRDPKDSLRSGMSYVLQSPSVFPEMSVHENMLMGGYVFDDDERAAARAEQLYEEFPRLTDLRDQEAGMLSGGERRLLELARGLMVEPELMLLDEPSIGLEPAYIEQVFDRIRQLNDFGTTILLVEQNAEKGLSVADRGYVLASGEIKHAGSGAELLEDEEVGRLYLGG; this comes from the coding sequence ATGTCGGCCGACCGCGACTCGGACGCCGACGCCGACGTCGGTTCCGACGCCGCCGTCGACTCGGACCGCACCGACGGCGACGCGCTGCTCTCGCTCGTCGGCGTGACCGCCGGCTACGGGAACACGACGGTCGTCCACGACGTCGACCTCGCGGTTCCGAAGGGCCAAATCGCCTGCCTCGTCGGCCCCAACGGGTCGGGCAAGAGCACCGTGATGAAGGCCATCTACGGTTTCGCCGACGTGTTCGCGGGCACCGTCTCGTTCGACGGCGAGGACGTGACCGGCCGCGACCCCAAGGACAGTCTGCGGTCGGGGATGAGCTACGTTCTCCAGTCCCCGAGCGTCTTCCCGGAGATGTCGGTCCACGAGAACATGTTGATGGGCGGGTACGTCTTCGACGACGACGAGCGGGCCGCCGCCCGGGCCGAGCAACTGTACGAGGAGTTTCCGCGGCTCACCGACCTGCGAGACCAGGAGGCGGGGATGCTCTCGGGCGGCGAGCGCCGACTGCTCGAACTCGCGCGGGGCCTGATGGTCGAACCCGAACTGATGCTGCTCGACGAACCGTCCATCGGCCTGGAACCGGCGTACATCGAGCAGGTGTTCGACAGGATTCGGCAGTTGAACGACTTCGGGACGACCATCCTGCTGGTCGAACAGAACGCCGAGAAAGGCCTCTCGGTGGCCGACCGGGGCTACGTGCTGGCGAGCGGAGAAATCAAGCACGCCGGGTCGGGCGCCGAACTGCTCGAAGACGAGGAGGTCGGTCGGCTCTACCTCGGCGGGTGA
- a CDS encoding O-acetylhomoserine aminocarboxypropyltransferase/cysteine synthase family protein → MSDDNDERSFATDSLHAGQEPDPATGARAPPLYQTTSYVFDDAEDAAAQFALEEPGYIYSRLMNPTLETLQERLAALEGGVGAAVTSSGMAALDLTTFLLAEAGDNVVTASSLYGGTYTYFTHTVERRGISTRFVDTLDYDAYEEAIDGDTAYVHLETIGNPALDTPDIARIADIAHDNGVPLFVDNTFATPHLCRPIEHGADLVWNSTTKWLHGSGTTVGGVVVDGGSFPWADHAEKYSELAADNPAYHGVNFAETFGDAAFTYAAIARGLRDLGNQQAPFDAWQTIQGLETLPLRMERHCENAMVVAEFLEDHDDVAWVNYPGLESHPTHDNASEYLDGGYGGMITFGLEGGYDAARTTVESTSLASMLANVGDAKTLIIHPASTTHQQLTDEEKESSGVTDDLVRLSVGIEDPGDIIADLEAAIDAAT, encoded by the coding sequence ATGAGCGACGACAACGACGAACGCTCGTTCGCCACCGACTCGCTACACGCCGGCCAGGAACCGGACCCCGCGACCGGGGCCCGCGCGCCGCCGCTGTACCAGACCACGTCCTACGTCTTCGACGACGCCGAGGACGCCGCCGCGCAGTTCGCGCTCGAAGAGCCGGGGTACATCTACTCCCGGCTAATGAACCCGACGCTCGAAACGCTCCAGGAGCGCCTAGCGGCGCTCGAAGGCGGCGTCGGGGCGGCCGTCACGTCCTCGGGGATGGCCGCGCTCGACCTGACCACCTTCCTGCTAGCGGAGGCCGGCGACAACGTCGTCACCGCCTCGTCGCTGTACGGCGGCACCTACACCTACTTCACCCACACCGTCGAGCGCCGGGGCATCTCCACCCGGTTCGTCGACACGCTCGACTACGACGCCTACGAGGAGGCCATCGACGGCGACACCGCCTACGTCCACCTCGAAACCATCGGGAATCCGGCGCTCGACACGCCGGACATCGCCCGTATCGCCGACATCGCCCACGACAACGGCGTCCCGCTGTTCGTCGACAACACCTTCGCGACGCCCCACCTCTGCCGGCCCATCGAGCACGGCGCCGACCTGGTGTGGAACTCGACGACCAAGTGGCTCCACGGCTCCGGCACGACCGTCGGCGGCGTCGTCGTCGACGGTGGAAGCTTCCCGTGGGCCGACCACGCCGAGAAGTACTCGGAACTCGCCGCGGACAACCCCGCCTACCACGGCGTCAACTTCGCGGAGACGTTCGGCGACGCGGCGTTCACCTACGCCGCCATCGCCCGCGGCCTGCGCGACCTGGGCAACCAGCAGGCGCCCTTCGACGCCTGGCAGACCATCCAGGGACTCGAGACGCTCCCGCTCCGAATGGAGCGCCACTGCGAGAACGCGATGGTCGTCGCCGAGTTCCTCGAGGACCACGACGACGTCGCGTGGGTGAACTACCCGGGCCTCGAGTCGCACCCGACCCACGACAACGCCAGCGAGTACCTGGATGGCGGCTACGGCGGGATGATAACCTTCGGACTCGAGGGTGGCTACGACGCCGCCCGCACGACCGTCGAGTCGACCAGCCTCGCGAGCATGCTGGCGAACGTCGGCGACGCCAAGACGCTCATCATCCACCCCGCGAGCACCACCCACCAGCAACTCACCGACGAAGAGAAGGAATCGTCCGGCGTGACCGACGACCTCGTGCGCCTGTCGGTCGGCATCGAGGACCCCGGCGACATCATCGCCGACCTGGAAGCCGCCATCGACGCGGCGACGTAG
- a CDS encoding DUF7553 family protein, producing MSENSRAELRQAADRLDDVRERASDDEAAERLDSLSGQLRKMADGDRGPDHGRLARIQHTIDDIEDDLADSDPDAAGDDLDAALEHVVSYRETVQGV from the coding sequence ATGAGCGAGAACAGCAGAGCTGAGCTTCGCCAGGCGGCCGACCGACTCGACGACGTTCGAGAGCGCGCGTCCGACGACGAGGCCGCCGAGCGCCTCGACTCGCTGTCCGGCCAACTCCGCAAGATGGCCGACGGCGACCGCGGACCGGACCACGGCCGACTCGCCCGAATCCAGCACACCATCGACGACATCGAGGACGACCTCGCCGACTCCGACCCCGACGCGGCGGGCGACGACCTCGACGCGGCGCTCGAACACGTCGTGAGCTACCGCGAAACCGTCCAGGGCGTCTGA
- a CDS encoding tryptophanase, producing the protein MRAYKSKVVTPIRLPDREEREANLSGAGYNVFNLDSGDVFVDLLTDSGTGTMSDEQWAALMRGDEAYAGSQSFERLESAVSDVMGFERIVPAHQGRGAENVLYGALVEDGDYVPNNTHFDTTRAHIANNGATAVDCPVEGALSSDREFAGDLDVEKVRDLAEEVGAEKIPAVLVTVTNNSLAGQPVSVENVRAAREVADELDALLVIDACRFAENAYFVREREAEFADASVAEVAREQLSYADAVVMSGKKDGLVNVGGFVGVGDDPELDGLYERARERGILYEGFTTYGGMAGRDLEAFAVGLREAVTEEYVADRVEQVRRLGDLLADRDVPVHRPTGGHAVYVDAARFFPEIPAEEFPGQALVCELYREGGVRGVELGSFAFPDTDRPELVRLAVPRRTYGADHLEHVADTFEAVAERRDAGEVSGLEIVDEPGMAELRHFSAELRPITE; encoded by the coding sequence ATGAGAGCGTACAAGTCGAAGGTGGTCACGCCGATTCGGCTCCCCGACCGCGAGGAGCGCGAGGCGAATCTGTCGGGTGCGGGATACAACGTCTTCAATCTCGACTCCGGCGACGTGTTCGTCGACCTACTCACCGACAGCGGGACCGGGACGATGAGCGACGAGCAGTGGGCGGCCCTGATGCGCGGCGACGAGGCCTATGCGGGGAGCCAGAGCTTCGAGCGTCTGGAGTCGGCGGTCTCGGACGTGATGGGCTTCGAGCGGATTGTCCCCGCCCACCAGGGCCGCGGCGCAGAGAACGTCCTCTACGGCGCGCTGGTCGAGGATGGCGACTACGTGCCGAACAACACCCACTTCGACACCACCCGGGCACACATCGCCAACAACGGCGCGACGGCGGTCGACTGCCCCGTCGAGGGCGCGCTGTCGAGCGACCGTGAGTTCGCCGGCGACCTCGACGTCGAGAAGGTCCGCGACCTGGCCGAGGAAGTCGGCGCCGAGAAGATTCCGGCGGTGCTCGTCACCGTCACCAACAACTCGCTGGCCGGCCAACCGGTCAGCGTCGAGAACGTCCGGGCGGCCCGCGAGGTCGCCGACGAACTGGACGCCCTGCTGGTCATCGACGCCTGCCGGTTCGCCGAGAACGCCTACTTCGTCCGGGAGCGCGAGGCCGAGTTCGCCGACGCCTCGGTCGCCGAGGTGGCCCGCGAGCAACTGTCCTACGCCGACGCGGTGGTCATGAGCGGCAAGAAGGACGGTCTGGTCAACGTCGGCGGTTTCGTCGGCGTCGGCGACGACCCCGAACTCGACGGCCTCTACGAGCGCGCCAGGGAACGGGGTATCCTCTACGAGGGCTTTACGACCTACGGGGGGATGGCGGGCCGCGACCTCGAAGCGTTCGCGGTGGGCCTCCGGGAGGCCGTGACCGAGGAGTACGTCGCCGACCGTGTCGAGCAGGTCCGGCGACTCGGCGACCTGCTGGCCGACCGGGACGTGCCGGTCCACCGACCGACCGGCGGCCACGCCGTCTACGTCGACGCCGCCCGGTTCTTCCCCGAGATTCCGGCCGAGGAGTTCCCCGGCCAGGCGCTGGTCTGCGAGCTCTACCGCGAAGGCGGGGTGCGCGGGGTCGAACTCGGGAGTTTCGCGTTCCCCGACACCGACCGGCCGGAACTGGTGCGACTCGCGGTCCCACGCCGAACGTACGGCGCCGACCACCTCGAGCACGTCGCCGACACGTTCGAGGCGGTGGCCGAGCGACGGGACGCGGGCGAGGTTTCGGGCCTCGAAATCGTCGACGAACCGGGGATGGCCGAACTCCGCCACTTCAGCGCGGAGCTCCGGCCGATAACGGAGTAG
- a CDS encoding DUF7344 domain-containing protein has protein sequence MPDDASGSDDRDASPAGSDASGDVVHDRLDETFELMSNRRCRYALYHFDSASVDVFDFEELVDAVAAWERETDAADVERGETDAADAEAKTDGNHRQAVAVALHHDCLPRLVDFGAVEYDPRSKTIRYYGSDDLTPYLRLSVSLDRR, from the coding sequence ATGCCCGACGACGCCTCCGGTTCCGACGACCGAGACGCCTCGCCCGCCGGTTCGGACGCATCGGGCGACGTCGTCCACGACCGACTCGACGAGACGTTCGAACTCATGTCGAACCGCCGCTGTCGGTACGCGCTCTACCACTTCGACTCGGCGTCGGTCGACGTGTTCGACTTCGAGGAACTCGTCGACGCCGTCGCGGCCTGGGAGCGGGAAACCGACGCGGCCGACGTCGAGCGGGGTGAAACCGACGCCGCGGACGCCGAGGCGAAGACCGACGGGAACCACCGCCAAGCCGTCGCGGTGGCGCTCCACCACGACTGTCTGCCGAGACTGGTCGACTTCGGCGCGGTGGAGTACGACCCGCGCTCGAAGACGATTCGGTACTACGGTTCCGACGACCTGACCCCGTATCTCCGCCTGAGCGTTTCGCTCGACCGTCGGTGA
- a CDS encoding helix-turn-helix transcriptional regulator — protein MADSFLVEAVKRASLFEQLADGPYDVPELVDDLEMSRSTVHRSVQSFLEKDLLRETDDGLELTGLGRYVGEAVADFQTRAEAAAELGSFLNTADPTEVDVPLDVFADATAIHPKPRQPHFAVKRIIELIEQSESVRIFSSIISPFYVDVAYREMMEGTDIEVIFDHEVVEIIATEYADKAVEAAATGLFDVRVRESLPFELFVFDDRMGMAAHDDDGIARVFVEADAPEAVEWAEETYDRYRESAERIDVSSF, from the coding sequence ATGGCCGACTCGTTCCTCGTCGAGGCTGTCAAGCGCGCCTCGCTGTTCGAGCAGTTGGCCGACGGACCGTACGACGTTCCGGAACTGGTCGACGACCTGGAGATGTCCCGTTCGACGGTCCACCGCTCCGTCCAGTCGTTCCTGGAGAAGGACCTGCTCCGGGAGACCGACGACGGCCTCGAACTCACGGGACTCGGTCGGTACGTCGGCGAGGCCGTCGCCGACTTCCAGACTCGGGCGGAGGCGGCGGCCGAACTCGGGTCGTTCCTGAACACCGCCGACCCGACCGAGGTCGACGTTCCGCTCGACGTGTTCGCCGACGCGACCGCCATCCACCCCAAGCCGCGCCAGCCACACTTCGCGGTCAAGCGCATCATCGAACTCATCGAACAGTCCGAGTCGGTCCGAATCTTCTCCAGCATCATCTCGCCGTTCTACGTCGACGTGGCCTACCGGGAGATGATGGAGGGCACCGACATCGAGGTCATCTTCGACCACGAGGTTGTCGAGATCATCGCGACCGAGTACGCGGACAAGGCGGTCGAAGCCGCCGCGACCGGCCTGTTCGACGTTCGGGTGCGCGAGAGCCTGCCGTTCGAACTGTTCGTGTTCGACGACAGGATGGGGATGGCGGCCCACGACGACGACGGCATCGCCCGCGTGTTCGTCGAAGCCGACGCTCCGGAGGCCGTCGAGTGGGCCGAGGAGACCTACGACCGCTACCGGGAGAGCGCCGAGCGAATCGACGTGAGTTCCTTCTGA
- a CDS encoding HalOD1 output domain-containing protein — protein sequence MDVTEPTDGTRRHSGAETYRVRYDPDGELELSELIVMAVADASDTDPLDMDPLYDAVDPETVNDFVDRGGSAGFDGSVTFAFEGYEVTVEASGLVDLVRSDA from the coding sequence ATGGACGTTACCGAACCCACCGACGGAACGCGACGTCACTCCGGAGCAGAGACGTACCGCGTCCGCTACGACCCCGACGGCGAACTCGAACTCAGCGAACTCATCGTGATGGCCGTAGCCGACGCCAGCGACACCGACCCGCTCGACATGGACCCGCTCTACGACGCCGTTGACCCGGAGACGGTCAACGACTTCGTCGACCGCGGCGGCTCCGCGGGGTTCGACGGGTCGGTCACCTTCGCCTTCGAGGGGTACGAGGTGACGGTCGAAGCCAGCGGCCTGGTGGACCTCGTCCGGTCTGACGCGTAA
- a CDS encoding DUF7282 domain-containing protein, with product MTRNATFCALAFALLTVTSAFAGVGAATPTSAPASDVSPAPLAQQTMTGNQSGNGTSVTFGDQSSNGSAVVVDRASLSQGGFVAIYAQDGTLLGNSSYLQSGTSENVTVRLNETLNRPQVLVAVPHQDTNDNRQFDFNTTKARQIARSTTTPNASNVSVEDIPYTQGGMPISSVAFVTVSGGGNQTGTGNSSARVARPA from the coding sequence ATGACACGAAACGCGACGTTCTGTGCCCTCGCTTTCGCACTGTTGACGGTTACGAGCGCGTTCGCCGGCGTCGGCGCGGCGACGCCGACGAGCGCCCCGGCGAGCGACGTCTCGCCCGCGCCGCTCGCCCAGCAGACGATGACCGGAAACCAGTCCGGAAACGGGACCTCGGTGACGTTCGGCGACCAGTCGTCGAACGGGTCGGCGGTCGTGGTCGACCGAGCCTCGCTCTCGCAGGGCGGTTTCGTCGCGATATACGCCCAGGACGGAACCCTGCTCGGGAACTCCTCGTACCTCCAGTCCGGGACGAGCGAGAACGTCACGGTCCGGTTGAACGAGACGTTGAACCGCCCGCAGGTCCTGGTCGCAGTACCCCACCAGGACACGAACGACAACCGGCAGTTCGACTTCAACACGACGAAGGCCCGCCAGATCGCCCGGTCGACCACCACGCCGAACGCCTCGAACGTCTCCGTCGAGGACATCCCCTACACCCAGGGCGGCATGCCCATCAGTTCGGTGGCGTTCGTGACGGTTTCCGGCGGCGGTAACCAGACCGGAACCGGCAATTCGAGCGCTCGAGTCGCGCGACCGGCGTAA